From the Pseudomonadales bacterium genome, one window contains:
- the dnaK gene encoding molecular chaperone DnaK, whose protein sequence is MGKIIGIDLGTTNSCVAVMEGGSPKVIENSEGDRTTPSIIAYTSDNEILVGQSAKRQAVTNPENTLYAVKRLIGRKFTDDVVQKDIKMVPYKIAKADNGDAWVEVKGQKMAPPQISAQVLKKMKKAAEDYLGEEVTEAVITVPAYFNDSQRQATKDAGRIAGLDVKRIINEPTAAALAYGMDKKRGDSVVAVYDLGGGTFDISIIEIAEVDGEHQFEVLSTNGDTFLGGEDFDLRVIEYLAEEFKKQSGIDLHNDPLALQRLKEAAEKAKIELSSSQQTDINLPYITADASGPKHLVLKLTRAKLESLVDELVERTIEPVRIALKDAGRKPSEIDEVILVGGQTRMPMVQTKVKEFFGREPRKDVNPDEAVALGAAIQAGVLSGDVKDVLLLDVTPLSLGIETMGGVATVLIEKNSTIPTRKSQIFSTADDNQTAVTIHVVQGERKRAADNKSLGRFDLANIPPAPRGMPQIEVSFDIDANGILNVSAKDKATGKEQSIVIKASSGLSDDEIASMVRDAESHAEEDRRFSELVAARNSGDGLIHATRKTLQEAADKVGSDEKQKIEAAITALETAIKGDDVKAIESASEALSGLSAELAQKLYAEQAAAGGGEAQSAGAGRSSGRDDDAVDAEFEEVKDDK, encoded by the coding sequence ATGGGAAAAATCATTGGCATCGACCTGGGCACCACCAACTCCTGCGTGGCAGTGATGGAGGGCGGTTCTCCCAAGGTGATCGAGAACTCCGAAGGTGACCGCACCACCCCCTCGATCATCGCCTACACCAGCGACAACGAGATTCTGGTCGGCCAGTCGGCCAAGCGGCAGGCGGTCACCAACCCCGAGAACACCCTCTACGCGGTCAAGCGGCTGATCGGCCGCAAGTTCACCGACGATGTCGTGCAGAAGGACATCAAGATGGTGCCCTACAAGATCGCCAAGGCCGACAACGGCGATGCCTGGGTCGAGGTGAAGGGGCAGAAGATGGCGCCGCCGCAGATCTCGGCACAGGTGCTGAAAAAGATGAAGAAAGCCGCCGAGGATTACCTTGGCGAAGAGGTCACCGAGGCAGTGATCACCGTGCCGGCCTACTTCAACGACTCGCAGCGGCAGGCGACCAAGGATGCCGGGCGCATCGCCGGGCTCGACGTCAAGCGGATCATCAACGAGCCGACCGCCGCGGCCCTGGCCTACGGCATGGACAAGAAGCGGGGCGACTCGGTGGTGGCGGTCTATGACCTCGGCGGCGGCACCTTCGACATCTCGATCATCGAGATCGCCGAGGTCGACGGCGAACATCAGTTCGAGGTGCTCTCGACCAATGGCGACACCTTCCTGGGTGGCGAGGACTTCGACCTGCGTGTCATCGAATATCTGGCCGAGGAGTTCAAGAAGCAGAGCGGCATCGACCTGCACAACGATCCGCTGGCGCTGCAACGGCTCAAGGAGGCGGCCGAAAAGGCCAAGATCGAGCTGTCGAGCAGCCAGCAGACCGACATCAACCTGCCCTACATCACCGCCGATGCCAGTGGTCCCAAGCACCTGGTGCTGAAGCTGACCCGCGCCAAGCTGGAGTCGCTGGTCGACGAACTGGTCGAGCGCACCATCGAGCCGGTGCGCATCGCACTGAAGGATGCCGGCCGCAAGCCGAGCGAAATCGACGAGGTGATCCTGGTCGGCGGCCAGACCCGCATGCCGATGGTGCAGACCAAGGTGAAGGAGTTCTTCGGTCGCGAGCCGCGCAAGGATGTCAACCCTGACGAGGCGGTGGCGCTGGGCGCAGCCATTCAGGCCGGCGTGCTGTCGGGTGACGTGAAGGATGTGCTGCTGCTCGACGTCACCCCGCTGTCGCTCGGCATCGAGACCATGGGCGGCGTCGCCACCGTGCTGATCGAAAAGAACAGCACCATCCCGACCCGCAAGTCGCAGATCTTCAGCACCGCCGACGACAACCAGACCGCAGTCACCATCCATGTCGTGCAGGGCGAGCGCAAGCGTGCCGCCGACAACAAGTCGCTGGGCCGGTTCGATCTGGCCAACATTCCGCCGGCACCGCGCGGCATGCCACAGATCGAGGTGAGCTTCGACATCGATGCCAACGGCATCCTCAACGTGTCGGCCAAGGACAAGGCGACCGGCAAGGAGCAGTCGATCGTCATCAAGGCATCGAGTGGCCTGTCGGATGACGAGATTGCCAGCATGGTGCGCGACGCCGAATCCCACGCCGAGGAGGATCGCCGCTTCAGCGAGCTGGTCGCCGCGCGCAACAGTGGCGATGGCCTGATCCACGCCACCCGCAAGACGCTGCAGGAGGCCGCCGACAAGGTCGGCAGCGACGAGAAGCAGAAGATCGAGGCCGCCATCACCGCACTCGAAACCGCCATCAAGGGCGATGACGTCAAGGCCATCGAGAGCGCCAGCGAGGCGCTCAGCGGACTCTCCGCCGAACTGGCGCAGAAGCTCTACGCCGAGCAGGCTGCGGCGGGCGGCGGCGAAGCGCAGTCGGCCGGCGCCGGCCGCAGCAGCGGCCGCGACGATGACGCCGTCGATGCCGAGTTCGAAGAGGTCAAGGATGACAAGTAA
- the grpE gene encoding nucleotide exchange factor GrpE translates to MSDHDPTPVDDAAHGEAMAESHPASTAEQLVELQQKLAEAEAKVSAAEERALRLQAEQQNLLRRSQQEIEKAHKFALEKFALELLPVVDNLERGLRAIDPQREDLQLFAEGMTLTLKSLLDALARFNIEPIDPAGQSFDPQLHQAVAMVELPGAAPGSVIDVVQKGYSLNGRLLRAAMVAVAKGVSGSVDQRV, encoded by the coding sequence ATGTCCGACCATGATCCGACACCCGTTGACGACGCCGCCCACGGCGAAGCGATGGCAGAATCACATCCGGCCAGCACGGCAGAACAGCTCGTCGAATTGCAGCAGAAGCTGGCCGAGGCCGAAGCCAAGGTCAGCGCGGCCGAAGAGCGCGCGCTGCGCCTGCAGGCCGAGCAGCAGAACCTGCTGCGCCGCAGCCAGCAGGAGATCGAGAAGGCCCACAAGTTCGCGCTGGAGAAGTTCGCGCTCGAACTGCTGCCGGTGGTCGACAACCTCGAGCGCGGCCTGCGTGCCATCGACCCGCAGCGGGAAGATCTGCAACTCTTCGCCGAGGGCATGACACTGACCCTCAAGTCACTGCTCGATGCCCTGGCCCGCTTCAACATCGAACCGATCGACCCGGCCGGCCAGTCGTTCGACCCGCAACTGCATCAGGCGGTGGCGATGGTCGAGCTGCCCGGCGCCGCCCCTGGCAGCGTCATCGATGTGGTCCAGAAGGGCTACAGTCTGAATGGCCGGCTGCTGCGGGCCGCCATGGTGGCGGTCGCCAAGGGGGTCAGCGGCTCGGTCGATCAGCGCGTCTGA